The Paramisgurnus dabryanus chromosome 17, PD_genome_1.1, whole genome shotgun sequence genome includes the window TGCTGCTACAACTTAGAATTGAACAAATAAAGCAGGAAATTGGCTTCAGCTTTTAGAAACTTTATAATTTCAGGCAGGTGACACGTGTTTACACATGGCTGCTCGCTACAATCACTTGGCCATTATTAAGTCTCTCCTGGATTCTTTGTGTTCAGCTGCTGAGAAAAACAAGGTCAGGTCCTTCAACACTCATTCAGATCAGTCGTACAATTTATAGTAATATTACTGCTGAGACTGTCTGAAAGATTTTATGATGTTAATAGAAAATTATGCACTTAGTCgattgttaaagggatagttccgtcaaaaattttaattatattttcatttactcaccatcacAATCCCCAATGACATCCATAGTAGAATAATAGAATACTATGGAAGAAAATAgggcttctgattggtttggttacaaatattccttaaaatatattcctttgagttcatcagaacaaagaagtttatacaggtttgtaacaacacgagggtgagtaataatgacagaatttaaatttttgggtaaactatccctttaaaggggacatttcataaaaatcagacttttttcatgtttaagtgctataatttggtgtccagtgcttctatcaacctagaaaatgtgaaaaggtcaacccagtaacttagttttggtaaaccattctctgcaagcatgtgaaaaattaggtcattgaaatgtggctccctttgtgatgtcagaaggggatctaattataataataccgccccttaatctgcactatctaactatggcactgccatttagtcaattttaacatgctaaaataaactatctatatggtattttgagccaaatatttatttaacatcttaaaaaagtcttgtgaaatgtcccctttaacatctCTGTTGTAACATCATCTGCATTGTGAGGCTATAGTAAACAATATTAGTTTTTTAGAACGATTGTATTTCTTTCTCGGCTTTAGttatattcataaatattaaacataGAGGTTTTTCAATTGATTcattttgccattattatgtcaATGGCTGATATGTTTTGGAAATAATCTTACAGGTTGGAGAGACGGCTCTCCATGTAGCTGCTGGTTTAAACCACAAGAAAGCTGTTCGTTTGTTACTGGAAGCTGGAGCTGATGCATACACAAAAAACAATGTAAGACATGTAATCTACTGCCATTACCCAGACAGCAGATGACCCTGGGCCGGATTCACGCCGAAGTCGGCAGCTCCGGTGCCCATCCGGTTCGGATTCGTCTGTGGTCAGGATAATGTGATGAATATTGtgttgtttataaaaaaatcttctctgaaatttaaactttttatataGTCAAATGGGTTTGTATACTAGTAAGTGCACAAAAGTTGCATTTTCAAATgcatggatttcacagacacttttatttaaagcaacttTATGGTCACGTTTTGTTCCTGTACTGTTGCTCAATTGATCAATTTCACAGTACAAAAGTCATGAGTTTGATTTCCAGGGAACACAAATTGACAAAACATGTACTGCAATGCATGTTTGAATTTGAATCAAATCtgctaaatgttttaatgtaatgtaatagaTGCTATCAAAAGATACCCCCTGGATGACTACAACATATTGCCTTTTTTTATATGCTAAATGTATCGACAGGCAGGCCACACTGCTCTTGATAAAGCCCGGGACAATAACAATAAAGATGTGGCCATTCTTCTAGCAAAGTCTAATCAGGTATGAATATTCCAGTACTGAAATCCCTATTTATCATTTATTGTGAATTAATTCATTGTCctatttgatatcttttatcACAAAATTGCATTACAGCAAATCCCCTTATTTTCAAATTGAATTGCTCAGGTCCAAAAGATTGCACGCAGAAAAACAATGAAGAAAAGAAGAGCTGTATTACAAACACAGAGCAGAACTCAATCCATCCCCAGAGATCAGGTCACACTACAGACTTCAGATCAGGTTCAACTAGTATGACATCTGTGGTGCAAAGATTCATCATTTATAATATGATTGGGGTCTAGGGGCCAGGGAGAAAAAAAGTGTCACATGACTACTAATCTTCTATAACCTATAATTCAGAGATATTATAGAGGTCATGTGATTGCTGGTATATGATGGCTTTGTTAAAAATCCCTCTCAAACCGAATGCTATATTCATTGTATAGAGATTTCCTGAAGTGGATGGAGCACACGGAGGTGATTATGTACAACCAGAACAGAACAAACCAACTTTGAGCCTTTCTACAAGGAAAAAGATCAAGAAATCAAGACAGAAGGTaatcatattaaaataatatcattGTTCCATCACACTTTTTGCTAGAGGGGAAAATGTTACAGTATGTGGTCCTTGTATAAACTAACATCAGAGACCTCATGCATTCAAACTGATGGAGTTTTTTGAGCCAAAGTTTTTGCATGCAAGATCCAAATCAAAGAAGATTGTCTTTTTATCTGTTTAACATGCACAATATTATCAGTTATGTGCAGCATACTTATCACTTCTCAGAGATTTGTAAAGGGTTTTGGATCGTGTTTCATGTTACTTTATTCAGGCGGCAGGCGCTGCAAACGCAACAGTgtgcagtcgcagacgtcatcagcacGAGCGCGGTCGAGAGCACGACGAGCGCGGTCGAGAGCACGACGAGCGCGGTCGAGAGCACGACGAGCGCGGTCGAGAGCACGACGAGCGCGGTCGAGAGCACGACGAGCGCGGTCGAGAGCACGACGAGCGCGGTCGAGGACTTGAGCtccttgctgctgcattttgcagtgtaaataaaACGTCGTCAAAAGAAACGCTCACAAACTTTTCCAACCCCCAGTACaataatgtgcagttaaccagATGTTTAAAAATTGTATCGTTCAAAATGTGTCTCGACATTAAATTAGTAGATTTCTAGATGGTACAATGGCAGAGTTCACTGGCGCGGAATCACATgatcacatatgaggtaaaattttgtgcaaaaaaatgcgttcctctaataattttatacaAACcggtttttttttaggttttaatcattttaattaaaataaaaagttggaaATAAACAAAGTATACTCTAGATTACATCATTATTGCTTTTGCAGCActgaacattaaaatcagtgatgtcattttcattgtttatatactttatggatttaaaattacattaatttataaCATAATGCTATTGTTGTGCAAATGCATTAATGGATAAAACAagtcataaatgtaaataaacaaaaaatgctatttcagatgtaaatatgatgccaatatttATTCTGAGTAAATTAATTCATATAAGCATTTGACATAAAAATTAATCGTCACATTTATTATGGTGGTTTTCACATGAAGGCAGGAGGCTCAGATTGttagtgccatggaaaagactttattttaatgtctgtgtatgcatttaataaatgttatacgTTTCTCTGTAAACCTCTTAAACTCTGACCTCTGCAAACAGGCTACTGTAAAAGATTGTTACTGTAAGCCCCTCATCAAAAAGCTGGAGAATAAACTGAAAGCCAAGGAGATGGAAATGAGATCACAAATTCACACCGTTGAACAGGAGATGAACTGCAGACTGGAGAAAATAGAGCATAAAGACAAACATCAGGTTTGTGCACCAAAATTATTTTGCAACTTATGGAATTCGTTTTTTACTGTCTTCATAAAACACAGGGCAAAGTTTCTCATACAGTATACATTTAAAGGGCAACTATTGTGCAAAATTTTACAAGATGAAATAAAAGTCTCAGGTGTCCCAGAATgggtctgtgaagtttcagctcagaTCATGTCCAAAACGCCCCTATCTGTGTAGGAGCAAAAACACGCTGTTTtcgtgtgtgtacctttaaatgcaaatgagctactgctcctcACTCCCTTTCCAAAAGAGGCAGTGAGCACTTTAATTcagttaaaaaaatctgatctcACTATTGAGATATAGTGGGCAGCATACTACTCACTGAGGGCGGAAaatatggtaatgcaggactgtaagtcagtggctgtgggtggggctttatcagtgtgatgtcacattaacaagaacaTTTAAATGGTATATCTAACGAGACTACTTTGATTTAATGTGGATTATAAAAAAGAGTGGGTGGCCAACTCatatttatgtccaaacaccttgcaacagttgatttttttataataggGGCCGTTAATTTAGGCATTTAATTCAAAGtttgtgatttattttggaGATGTTTGGTTTGGTTCATGGCTCAACATACTATTGTTCTTTATCAAAACTCCTAAAAGTCTTCCCAAACTGAATTTATTATGGTCAGATTAAAGCGCTTGAGAAACTCACACAGGAGCATGTGTCTGCCGAGAGGACAGAGTGCCATTATCGGATCAATCAGAGGGCCACTCTGAAatgcatggagggagaaaaaaGACAGGTGCAACATcccaaaaaaatatgtttttacaattGCTAAGATCAGAATGGCCACACAAATCACTTTATTGGTTCATCAAATTGGTGTATTGGTTTTTCAAGCAGGTTGAAACACGTTACTACAAACTCCTGCGGTCTCCATCGGCGGATCATTCTCTGGTGGACACAGATCCAGAAGGTCTTCctttgctttcatttatgtCAGAGGAGAGCTCCAGCTCACTGGCCACCTATGTCAATGTGTTACCCAGCCCTGGCACAAGCCCTGGCACGAGACAATACCTTCATATGAAGATGAATGGCTCATCAGGTTTAAAAATTGCATATATATATGCAAATTATTTATCTTTATAGAAAACTAAATACATCTTTGACTTGCATACatggttaaaaataaatgttcaaaTCCAGTCATTCAAACTGCCAGATTATGTTTTCCTAAAATATCTTTCTATATATACACAGATGATTATTATAATCCAAAAGACCTATCCATCTTCAAACACAAACCACTCATAAGGAGTTTGGCCACTGCTGACCCCCCGTGGCAGAGAGAAGAAACACAGGAGGCAGATGCATCAACATCCAGGCCATACAAGGGGATTGAACCCGGTGACAGCAGTGCCAGAAGCAGCATGTCTACGTCCACCAAACAATTGAACGACAGTGATACAGACACAAAGCCCAGCCCGGCCTGGAGACATGGCAAACATTTAAAGAACAGAATTAAAGCGCACCGCATTCACACCAAGCAGGGCGGCGCCGTGTCAACGTTGGAGGTTTTTAGCCAAGGGCCTGCAGAGGCCACCTTCATCCAGGAGCGGGCAAACCTGCATGCCATGGAAGTGACGCAACATTTCTTTGAAACGGTTTCCACGCAACTGGAACGCTGGTATGAGAGGAAAATTCGGGATGCTCAAAGGGAGGTGGAACAGAAAGCTCAGCAAGAAAGAGTCAGTCTGCTTCAAAAGATCAAGATGCTTGAAGAAGAGCTGCAGAGACTTCACACTAATACAGAGACATGAAATGCTGACACATAGTGATCACTATCAAAGTCACACCACACTCAGCAGCCATATATGCAATTTCCTGGGATATACTCTATTTCATGCATACAAGACTATGTCTTATCTACTTCAATAGGAAAGAACGATATCTTTCATTCGATTGATCTGTCACAATAAAACAACACTTTTCTGATCAACATTTTAACCTGACATGAACTCTACCATACATTGGTtctaaaaatcacaaaaaaacactacactgtaaaaatgatatcaaatcaacatatttttttactttacaaatgaagttaaacaatttcaacttgtttttctaaGTTATATCAACTTATCACAACTCAGAACTTACTCATATTCATAAAAAACTTTCTGCACATTTAAGAGTTTTCTTTGGACCTTCCTAGTTTTATCCTCAATGATATTTTCATTATAATATAAGAGTTACATATAATGCATTGAAAATGTGATTGTAATGTAATTACAACATAATTATTAACATTAATtattaacattaaaacatttattttaaagtatattCTCCAAAATTTAACAAAAGTCTGAGGTATAAGCCCTGAATATCCACTGACCCTAGATCAGCCCCTACGCTATAGGACTATTTATTATTACAGAATCCATAAACCAAAATGAATATACaaatgaacataaaatattGATTGTATTTCTTGCTCTAAGTTCACTTTCAAAGAAAACTTTTGTAGATCTCAGATATTACAAGCAAGACACTATGAAATGAAATATTGcgaattaactctttccctgccattgacgagttatctcaagAGACAATTATTacattaagagaaaacattttcataaaaaacatgttcctgatgaatttttatgttaatctgcaataacgcttacccaatttatgaaaaaaactgaagccaaaacgttattcactaattttaaactctgtgttttGATAATCTTTGTGAATCTAATAAAATTCCTTCACCAAAAAGcaattatttcaactttttgctaaaaatattttttttta containing:
- the ankrd6a gene encoding ankyrin repeat domain-containing protein 6 — translated: MRIKVSHRVELQKSLDDCCAPGLTYRSDRAVNSYQGSLEDVKPQNSWLTINCFNPVFQGHQTALHRAAVVGNRDAISALIRGGCALDLQDKEGNTALHEVSWHGFSPCVKLLVKAGADVQVPNKAGNTALHLACQNGHRQTARMLLLGGAVADSKNNARDTCLHMAARYNHLAIIKSLLDSLCSAAEKNKVGETALHVAAGLNHKKAVRLLLEAGADAYTKNNAGHTALDKARDNNNKDVAILLAKSNQVQKIARRKTMKKRRAVLQTQSRTQSIPRDQVTLQTSDQRFPEVDGAHGGDYVQPEQNKPTLSLSTRKKIKKSRQKATVKDCYCKPLIKKLENKLKAKEMEMRSQIHTVEQEMNCRLEKIEHKDKHQIKALEKLTQEHVSAERTECHYRINQRATLKCMEGEKRQQVETRYYKLLRSPSADHSLVDTDPEGLPLLSFMSEESSSSLATYVNVLPSPGTSPGTRQYLHMKMNGSSDDYYNPKDLSIFKHKPLIRSLATADPPWQREETQEADASTSRPYKGIEPGDSSARSSMSTSTKQLNDSDTDTKPSPAWRHGKHLKNRIKAHRIHTKQGGAVSTLEVFSQGPAEATFIQERANLHAMEVTQHFFETVSTQLERWYERKIRDAQREVEQKAQQERVSLLQKIKMLEEELQRLHTNTET